Proteins from one Coturnix japonica isolate 7356 chromosome 5, Coturnix japonica 2.1, whole genome shotgun sequence genomic window:
- the EGLN3 gene encoding egl nine homolog 3: MPLGHIMRLDLERLALEYVVPCLHDIGFCYLDNFLGEVVGDCVLERVKRMHRDGELADGQLAGPSRGVAKRHLRGDQIKWIGGTEEGCEAINFLLTLIDRLVMYCGSRLGKYYVKERSKAMVACYPGNGTGYVRHVDNPNGDGRCITCIYYLNKNWDSKLHGGILRIFPEGKSYVADVEPIFDRLLFFWSDRRNPHEVQPSYATRYAMTVWYFDAEERAEAKKKFRNLTDARKREAALNED, from the exons ATGCCGCTGGGGCACATCATGCGGCTGGACCTGGAGAGGCTCGCTCTGGAGTACGTCGTGCCCTGTTTGCACGACATCGGCTTCTGCTACCTGGACAACTTCTTGGGGGAGGTGGTGGGCGACTGCGTGCTGGAGCGGGTGAAACGCATGCACCGTGACGGTGAGCTGGCCGACGGGCAGCTGGCCGGCCCCAGCCGCGGTGTGGCCAAGCGGCATCTCCGCGGCGACCAGATCAAGTGGATCGGGGGCACGGAGGAGGGCTGTGAAGCCATCAACTTCCTTCTCACGCTGATCGACCGCCTGGTGATGTACTGCGGCAGCCGGCTCGGCAAGTACTACGTAAAGGAGCGCTCCAAG GCTATGGTTGCTTGTTATCCTGGAAATGGAACTGGGTATGTGCGTCACGTGGACAACCCAAATGGTGATGGGCGCTGCATTACCTGTATTTATTACCTGAATAAAAACTGGGACTCCAAG ctccatGGTGGAATTCTTCGAATATTCCCAGAAGGGAAGTCCTATGTAGCAGATGTTGAGCCAATTTTTGAcaggttgctttttttctggtcaGATCGAAGGAACCCTCATGAAGTCCAGCCTTCTTATGCAACCAG aTATGCCATGACTGTGTGGTATTTTGATGctgaagaaagagcagaagcaaaaaaaaagttcaggAACTTAACCG